From a single Endozoicomonas euniceicola genomic region:
- a CDS encoding Mu transposase C-terminal domain-containing protein: MLYQSQVLIGNEDCELTGVYRIVLAEDNSDFIWLLKLDTDPEHQRNNYLQNPKIFPKEKVRELITKDILTESTVDLPLIFQIDDETLIKQGHKKWIEERNKRHTIIKKLCDVAYEEMILCPYSKECRKFTKNCGYSHRTIVRLFLRYIAFNQNPQSLIPYRYFQGGRGVSKSDSGKKRGRPHNKVKNKEVRKYGINIKSHIASKIILANKKFPGQYAEGHRFIKENYFNIGWEINQYGVKTPILKPDSEIIKYGQYYYHAKKHEEYDHTPKRRLTTAEYYNTVRAKKGRSRDNIYLPAQCYQIDAWRVPVELVSSFDRSKKVGVAIVYVAIDVFSHQYVGLYVDIIEPSWEAIRQLYFNTFTDKVKYCKRYDISIKKEDWDADIIPYSLFLDRGSEMIGRLKREGLFLAGIKEIKTAPPRFAAAKGLVESCFNTLNKALKNVSGSFEKGCSSQKRRFAAWNAALTVDELTKLLINEILFLNSYAKKRQLLNPAMVKDKVLPYPSHIWKWGCDNLLIKGQKKSERELRIYLLHPEQATITNSGVRFRKLMYDSPLLREKGWFFKAKKGSWKVPIRFSIIDSDYIFVYDSENTPYECRLQESYKEYKNSNFVDLHIYQKEADLLTNNTKLQENRDQSEARKKSEQKKIASEAKKATKAANKTNTASKTKQLQDKGQNRIKEKNFRNALRAKEDRQFLDIKNKTIANKTDKSDRERDFEELYGDDHE, encoded by the coding sequence AAGTAAGAGAACTCATAACTAAAGATATTTTAACTGAAAGCACAGTAGATTTACCCCTAATATTTCAAATTGATGACGAGACATTAATAAAACAAGGACATAAAAAATGGATAGAAGAGAGAAATAAGCGACATACCATTATTAAAAAATTATGTGATGTAGCTTATGAGGAGATGATATTATGCCCTTATTCAAAAGAATGCAGAAAATTCACAAAAAACTGTGGTTATAGTCATAGAACCATAGTGAGATTATTTTTACGCTACATAGCATTCAATCAGAACCCTCAGTCACTAATTCCTTATCGATATTTCCAAGGTGGTCGAGGTGTATCAAAATCAGATTCAGGGAAGAAAAGGGGAAGACCCCATAATAAAGTCAAGAATAAAGAGGTTAGAAAATATGGGATAAATATTAAGAGCCATATAGCTTCTAAAATAATTCTTGCAAACAAAAAATTCCCAGGCCAGTACGCTGAAGGGCATAGATTTATAAAAGAAAACTATTTTAACATTGGATGGGAAATAAATCAGTACGGAGTTAAAACTCCTATATTAAAGCCCGACTCTGAAATAATAAAATATGGCCAATATTATTATCATGCTAAAAAACATGAAGAGTATGATCACACCCCTAAAAGAAGACTCACCACAGCAGAATACTATAACACCGTAAGGGCTAAAAAGGGACGATCAAGAGATAACATATATTTGCCAGCTCAATGCTATCAGATTGACGCCTGGAGAGTACCAGTTGAGTTGGTTTCATCATTTGATCGAAGTAAAAAGGTAGGAGTTGCTATTGTCTATGTCGCTATCGATGTATTTTCACATCAGTATGTTGGACTCTATGTAGATATAATAGAACCCTCATGGGAAGCAATAAGACAGTTATATTTCAATACATTCACAGACAAAGTCAAATATTGTAAAAGATATGATATATCAATAAAAAAAGAAGACTGGGATGCTGATATCATACCCTACAGCCTCTTTCTAGATCGAGGTTCTGAAATGATTGGAAGGTTAAAGAGAGAAGGTTTATTTCTTGCAGGAATAAAAGAAATAAAAACTGCCCCCCCAAGATTTGCAGCAGCAAAAGGTTTGGTTGAGTCATGCTTCAATACTCTAAACAAGGCACTAAAAAACGTATCAGGATCTTTTGAGAAAGGGTGCAGTTCACAAAAAAGGCGATTTGCAGCTTGGAATGCGGCATTGACTGTTGACGAATTAACAAAACTACTCATTAATGAAATTCTATTTCTTAACTCCTACGCCAAAAAAAGGCAATTGTTAAATCCAGCTATGGTAAAAGACAAAGTGCTGCCATACCCATCACACATTTGGAAATGGGGTTGTGACAATCTTTTAATCAAGGGACAGAAAAAATCAGAAAGAGAACTAAGAATTTATTTACTTCATCCTGAGCAAGCTACAATTACCAACTCCGGTGTCAGGTTCCGAAAACTTATGTACGACTCTCCACTACTTAGAGAGAAAGGGTGGTTTTTCAAAGCTAAAAAAGGAAGCTGGAAAGTTCCTATTAGGTTTTCAATTATAGATTCTGATTATATTTTCGTATATGACTCTGAAAACACTCCTTATGAGTGCAGACTTCAGGAGTCATATAAAGAATATAAAAATTCCAACTTTGTTGATTTACACATATATCAAAAAGAAGCGGATTTACTGACAAACAATACTAAATTGCAGGAGAACCGTGATCAATCAGAGGCTAGAAAAAAATCTGAACAAAAGAAAATAGCGTCAGAAGCAAAAAAAGCAACCAAAGCTGCAAATAAAACAAATACAGCTTCCAAAACAAAACAGCTTCAAGACAAGGGTCAAAATAGGATCAAAGAAAAGAATTTTAGAAATGCTTTACGAGCAAAGGAAGATAGACAGTTCCTTGATATAAAAAATAAAACTATTGCAAACAAAACGGACAAATCCGACAGAGAAAGAGACTTTGAAGAGTTATACGGTGACGATCATGAGTAA
- a CDS encoding ATP-binding protein codes for MSKTSSILSHYESQNSFPDYVYAKYNENEAIFLPEEYGNPLIRALPEQLKPIKIKERINTTKLYYEDTLEWPIELKIRSLKKRFSSFFMVFHDFIFIGKELNDILYNGLTGRSPIITDNIKKLYYFDDTEYELLLKKLQTSDNEDNLISGFMSGVSGTGKSSIIKKNLSLYPKAIIHPSKFMGIKFPITPYIQIVYIYIAMPPLSSKQSFFLAFFKALDEILDKIPGLHESEKNWLCAAQKAKNHAQLQVKMLQACSRFSIGCIVIDELQRVSLQRSGGTDEITEFFVSIMSSGIPVILVGLTHVEKLFSNDVTLARRCTTYFRKKIRIYKEKDSEWLLLVNEIFSQDNLHEIDIRCDIASEIHKYTRGIVFLLVKFAKHIYEILITKQEKIITAELIKEIYIEEFSLLSAPLAMLDKGDESLFCEALEAILEENSIENCLDRGSLKKDESDYDINGVSKSYDYYIKNTGMIICESEDDLHAALLKKNITYDSEKFKPLDDI; via the coding sequence ATGAGTAAGACAAGCAGCATTCTCTCACATTATGAATCACAAAATTCCTTTCCTGACTATGTTTATGCGAAGTATAATGAAAATGAAGCAATTTTTTTACCAGAGGAGTATGGCAATCCACTAATAAGAGCCTTACCGGAACAACTTAAGCCTATAAAAATAAAAGAAAGAATCAATACAACAAAGCTTTACTATGAAGATACTCTAGAGTGGCCTATAGAGTTAAAAATAAGATCATTAAAAAAACGCTTTTCTTCTTTCTTTATGGTATTTCATGACTTCATATTTATAGGCAAAGAATTAAACGATATACTTTACAATGGTCTTACCGGAAGGTCTCCCATTATTACTGACAATATCAAAAAACTATATTATTTTGACGATACTGAATATGAGCTTTTACTAAAAAAGCTACAGACATCTGACAATGAGGACAATTTGATTTCAGGCTTTATGTCAGGGGTTAGCGGTACAGGTAAAAGTAGTATTATCAAAAAAAATCTATCTCTATATCCAAAAGCAATTATCCATCCGAGTAAATTTATGGGTATTAAGTTTCCAATTACTCCTTATATACAAATTGTGTATATCTATATAGCAATGCCGCCTCTATCCTCAAAACAATCCTTCTTCTTAGCATTTTTTAAGGCGCTAGACGAAATACTAGATAAAATACCTGGCTTACATGAATCTGAAAAAAACTGGCTATGTGCTGCTCAAAAAGCAAAAAATCATGCACAGTTGCAAGTTAAAATGCTTCAAGCATGCTCAAGATTTTCCATCGGCTGTATTGTTATTGATGAACTACAGAGAGTTTCACTTCAACGTAGCGGTGGCACAGATGAAATAACAGAGTTCTTTGTTTCGATTATGTCATCAGGAATACCTGTAATTCTTGTTGGTTTAACTCACGTTGAGAAGTTATTCAGCAATGATGTAACACTTGCAAGAAGGTGTACTACTTATTTCAGAAAAAAAATACGAATTTATAAAGAAAAAGATTCTGAGTGGCTATTGCTTGTAAATGAAATTTTTTCTCAAGATAATTTACACGAAATAGATATAAGGTGTGATATTGCATCAGAGATTCATAAATACACCAGAGGAATAGTATTCTTATTAGTCAAGTTTGCAAAGCATATTTACGAAATACTCATAACCAAGCAAGAGAAAATAATAACAGCTGAGTTAATAAAAGAAATATACATTGAAGAATTTTCATTACTTTCGGCTCCTCTTGCCATGTTAGATAAAGGTGATGAATCTTTGTTTTGTGAAGCCTTAGAGGCAATACTTGAAGAAAATAGTATTGAAAATTGTTTAGATCGAGGCTCTTTGAAAAAAGATGAAAGTGATTATGATATTAATGGAGTTTCTAAATCTTATGATTACTATATCAAAAACACCGGAATGATAATATGTGAATCTGAAGATGATTTACATGCCGCTTTATTAAAGAAAAATATCACTTATGACTCTGAAAAATTTAAACCGTTAGACGATATATAA